A single region of the Alphaproteobacteria bacterium genome encodes:
- a CDS encoding endonuclease/exonuclease/phosphatase family protein, with protein MTHIRILSYNIHGGRSLDGTRDVRRIHAVMERLDIDIAIFQEMETRPSNRGSLKDEELLAGEDRPHRLRGKTLEEKDGWYGNFLVSRFPIRQGLVHNLETHEDLEPRNALDAIIDTPLGAMRFIGTHLSLSYLERFWEARNLLRLMQEVEQETTAPLFLLGDINEWQPHSKLIRHLNSAMIALPCKATFPAFAPIFKLDRVWHDTPKDFQVSAHRMSGRGFRTLSDHLPLVIEIRSAQR; from the coding sequence ATGACGCATATACGCATACTTAGCTACAATATTCATGGGGGGCGCAGCTTGGACGGTACACGGGACGTGCGGCGTATTCATGCAGTAATGGAGCGGCTGGATATTGATATCGCCATATTTCAGGAAATGGAAACCCGCCCCAGTAATCGAGGGAGCCTGAAAGATGAAGAGCTGCTAGCAGGAGAAGACCGCCCCCACAGGCTACGTGGAAAAACACTGGAAGAAAAAGACGGCTGGTATGGTAATTTTCTGGTTAGTCGTTTTCCTATTCGGCAAGGCTTGGTACATAACCTTGAAACCCACGAGGATTTAGAGCCGCGCAATGCGCTGGATGCAATTATAGATACACCACTAGGGGCGATGCGCTTTATTGGTACGCATTTATCGCTGTCGTATCTGGAGCGGTTTTGGGAAGCGCGGAATTTACTGCGATTGATGCAGGAAGTAGAACAAGAAACCACAGCGCCATTGTTTTTATTGGGGGATATTAATGAATGGCAGCCCCATTCTAAGCTTATCCGCCACCTGAATAGTGCTATGATAGCGCTACCTTGTAAAGCAACCTTTCCCGCCTTTGCGCCGATTTTTAAATTAGACAGGGTATGGCATGATACGCCGAAAGACTTTCAGGTGTCAGCGCATCGCATGTCAGGGCGTGGTTTTCGTACTTTATCCGACCATTTACCATTAGTAATAGAAATTCGCAGCGCACAGCGTTAG